The DNA window AATTTCTTTTAACTTCTTTGAAAATATGTGGTATCTACGGGCGGTTTTTTTATGAACATTCATTCCCTGTTGGACAACGAGCCAGTTTCCTTTTTTGTCAAACCAGAAGGTATGGTGATAAAGAGAGTGTTTATCCTGGACACAGGCGTTGTCAATCTTTGCTGTGAGACGAGATAAATAAATGAAGTTATTTGGATCTATATTTAACTTTTCTGAGAAATTTAAAATTTCTTTAGGAGTCTCAAGGGCAAATTTTCCCTTACCACCAGCGATGAAAATTGGAATATTTCTCTCTGAAAGTCCTTTTTTTAAAGCGTTTGTTACAGTTACGGTTATACCTGAAGAGTGCCAGTCAAAACCAAGAAAGCATCCAAAGCTTTGAAACCATAGGGGATCTGAAAATTTTTCTAAAATGTGAGAGGTATCTAATTCTTCAAGTAAATATTCTATAATTATAGAGGAAAGTTTTTTAATTTTATCAAAGAGCCATTCAGGAACTTTTCCATAATGTAAAGGGAGGTTTATTACTTCCACTACTTTTAGGGAAACTTAAAGACTATTTCAAGTCTAAAGTGACCGAGAGGGTGAGGCCAAATACCTAAAACTTTCTCTGATGAGAGAACTCTCTCAAAAGGATGATATAAAAACACTGCGGGAGCGTCCTCAAGTATCTTCTTTTCAATCTCTTGATAAATTTTTTTACGTTCCTCTGGTATTCTTACTTTTCTTGCTTCTTCTATAAGTTTATCTACAACAGGATTTGAGTATCTTGTCTCATTAGTTCCAAATTTGATTGAATTTGAGTGAAAAAGAGGATAGACAATGCTATCAGGGTCTCCTGTGTCGGCTATCCAACCTAATATGTGGCATTCTGTTTTATCTGAATGAACAGCTTCAAGAAACTCTTTCCAAGGTTTTATCTCGACATCAAATTCAATTCCTAATTTTTCTAGGGATTCTATAAAGAACTTTGCGGCCCTTCGATTAGTTTCACTTTCTGAAATAGTCAATTTCAATCTAATGGGGAGCTTCACACCTGACTTTAAAAGTTCCTCCTTTGCCTTTTCAATGTCATATTCATAGCCCTTTAACTCGGGGTTATAAACTTCTGATGATGGTGCAAATATACCTTCTGCTTTAATAGATCTACCAAAGAGTACTTCCTTTACGTATTTATCTTTATCAATAGCGTAGTTAATTGCTTTTCTAAAGTGAATATTTGTGAAAGGAAATTTTCTATTATTAAAGTCAAATCTTTGAATCGAAAGCTCAGGGGTAATTTTTATTTTATCTAAATAATGAGGAGCCTTTTCTTTCAAGACCTTTTCATCTTCCATAGAGGGTTCTATAACATCAATTTCACCCTTTAAAAATAGATTAACAAATTCTTTTGTTTTTCTCTCTTCGATTAAAAAGACAACCTTATCAACGTTTGATCTACCTGCAAAGTAATCCTCAAAAACCTCAAGTTCAATAAATTCATCTTTTACATAATTTTTAAGCTTAAAAGGTCCAAGTCCTATTAATTCTCCGTTTTTCTCCTTTGTTATAGCAGAACCCATAAGAGAGAGGTTATAAATTAAGGGAACAAAGGGATATTCAAGCTCAATCTCAATTTTGTTCTCATCAATTACTCTTATTCCTTCCACATAGTTTTTTTTACCATCGATAAAATCCTTTGCTCCTTTTATCATATCAAAATAATTGCCATATTTACCTCTAAGTGATCTTAAAAGTGAATCTCTCACATCATGAGCTGTAAGAACTTCACCATTATGAAATTTAACGCTTTTTCTAAGATAAAAGGTATATAAAAGTCCATCTTTTTCTATTTCAAACTTTTCAACTAGGGCAGGAATTACTTTACTTGAAAGAGGTGATGTCATAAAAAGTGCTCTATGTATGTTTTCAAGGATAGTATTGCTAGTTGCATCTGTGGCAAGATAGGGATTGAAGGTAACAGGATTAGAATTTAAAGGTAATTTCAATATAACCTCTTCTTTAATTTTCTCTTCGTGTTCCTCAATCTGAGGTAAATATTTTGCATTTTCTTGTCTAATTTCCATCAAATCTCTTTTAACTTCTGGCATCATTTTTTCAATTTCTTTGAATCTTAAACTTAATAGTTTTGTAAACTGTTCTAGTTCTTCAAAAATTTTTCCAAAAATTTCAATATTTTTACCTATTTTTTCTGTCAACTCCTCAATTTTTTTAAAACTCTCCTCGAAGAGGATTACATCTTCTCTAATATTAAAGAACTTTATTAATTCGATAGTTTCTCCTTTTGAACTTTGCATTTCTCTAGTTAAAAAATCTATTTCTTTTATTGACTTAATTATCTCTTCTGAAAAGTTGAGAGATAATTTTACTCTTTCCTTAAGTTCTGCAGAAAAGGGGTCCTCTCTTAGTCCAGCTCTTGCAGTTTCTACTGAAGAGTAAAGTGATAATATTTCTCCATCCTTTAAATCTTCCCTCATCTGTAATAAAATCTTTAAGAATTTTAGATCCATACCTTTAAAGGAAAATGAACTTTTGTGAGATTCTAAATAATCATAAAATCCTCTAGTTATTTTAATAAAATTGTTAATCTGATCCAAGTAATAGGAAAGATCCAATTTAAGTATTTTTGAGATTGTTTCATCAAAATCCCTTATTTTTCTATTTTGTATGCTAATTCTTCCTACAAGGCTTTTTATCATATCTAACTTCTTCTCAAGTTCGCTCTTACTTTTTTCAAAGTTTAAGAATCTTTCGTCAAGTTCTTTTAAGACGGTATCGATATTATTTAGAAAGAAAAGTAACTTGTTTTTTAGACGGTTTTTTAAATAAGACGGAGCTGAAGCAGCAAGTTCTAGCATCTCTATAATTGCATTTTTAATCTCATCATTTCCATTAAAAATTTCAGAATAAATTAACACCTTTTCA is part of the Candidatus Hydrothermales bacterium genome and encodes:
- a CDS encoding DUF763 domain-containing protein translates to MEVINLPLHYGKVPEWLFDKIKKLSSIIIEYLLEELDTSHILEKFSDPLWFQSFGCFLGFDWHSSGITVTVTNALKKGLSERNIPIFIAGGKGKFALETPKEILNFSEKLNIDPNNFIYLSRLTAKIDNACVQDKHSLYHHTFWFDKKGNWLVVQQGMNVHKKTARRYHIFSKKLKEITCEPHSGIIANCRETKVLDLVSEKNKVIRENIVNLIKERQIKEIYKMPERHLIKLRDINVRKVFEISLEFYRENINKFEDILLIKGVGEKTLRALTLLSELIYGKRPDYSDPARFSFAHGGKDGTPYRINRSTYDKTIEILEKILTSKKGFTNSERSYLLKRIYCFVNEGTN
- a CDS encoding ABC transporter substrate-binding protein, with translation MNKAERVFDFFKKLYDLGLYVFTQRKNLEEIKILTQNELKTLSDTYKEMEQVISEISKISQSVEDQLKTIYENLPQIIDFYNKESNRLENILNLFEKISKNTFSLLNEIHYIEIVSRNSEIKAFHLGERGKGLQVVSQELSKLAQRIITHGENLSSDIDKIKENFESLKFKQSKILDLVNEISEYEESLSEISEKLKVTIDNLFYSLKEITNIYFERKTLYDEFFKNIVDLEKGITLFFSDAEKVLIYSEIFNGNDEIKNAIIEMLELAASAPSYLKNRLKNKLLFFLNNIDTVLKELDERFLNFEKSKSELEKKLDMIKSLVGRISIQNRKIRDFDETISKILKLDLSYYLDQINNFIKITRGFYDYLESHKSSFSFKGMDLKFLKILLQMREDLKDGEILSLYSSVETARAGLREDPFSAELKERVKLSLNFSEEIIKSIKEIDFLTREMQSSKGETIELIKFFNIREDVILFEESFKKIEELTEKIGKNIEIFGKIFEELEQFTKLLSLRFKEIEKMMPEVKRDLMEIRQENAKYLPQIEEHEEKIKEEVILKLPLNSNPVTFNPYLATDATSNTILENIHRALFMTSPLSSKVIPALVEKFEIEKDGLLYTFYLRKSVKFHNGEVLTAHDVRDSLLRSLRGKYGNYFDMIKGAKDFIDGKKNYVEGIRVIDENKIEIELEYPFVPLIYNLSLMGSAITKEKNGELIGLGPFKLKNYVKDEFIELEVFEDYFAGRSNVDKVVFLIEERKTKEFVNLFLKGEIDVIEPSMEDEKVLKEKAPHYLDKIKITPELSIQRFDFNNRKFPFTNIHFRKAINYAIDKDKYVKEVLFGRSIKAEGIFAPSSEVYNPELKGYEYDIEKAKEELLKSGVKLPIRLKLTISESETNRRAAKFFIESLEKLGIEFDVEIKPWKEFLEAVHSDKTECHILGWIADTGDPDSIVYPLFHSNSIKFGTNETRYSNPVVDKLIEEARKVRIPEERKKIYQEIEKKILEDAPAVFLYHPFERVLSSEKVLGIWPHPLGHFRLEIVFKFP